The genomic segment GGCAAGCGCGTGGCGGTGATTGGTGGTGGTAACTCCGGCGTGGAAGCGGCGATCGACCTGGCCGGTATTGTTGGCCACGTAACCCTGATTGAGTTCGGTGAGCAGATGCGTGCCGACGAAGTGCTGCAGAAGAAACTGCGCAGCCTGAACAACGTGAAGATCATTACCTCCGGCCAGACCACGGAAGTGGTGGGTACCGATGGCAAGGTCAGCGGCCTGAACTACACCGACCGTACCACCGGTGAGTCGCATCACGTTGAGCTGGAAGGCGTGTTTGTTCAGATCGGCCTGGTGCCGAACACCGAGTGGCTGAAAGGTGATATTGAGCTGAGCCAGCACGGTGAGATCATCGTAAATGATCGTAACGAGACCTCGATTCCGGGTGTGTTCGCCGCTGGCGATGCCACCACGGTTCCGTACAAGCAGATCGTGATTTCGATGGGCGAAGGTTCCAAAGCCGCCTTGAGTGCCTTTGATTTCCTGATTCGCAACTCCGCCGAGTAAGTTGTTCACGCAAGCCTGAATTCAGGCTGACCCCTGTAGCCGGCGCCCACGGGAAGTGGGTGGCCGGTTTTTTTATGGGTTGCTGGTGACGTCTTGCTCCAGGCTGCCGTCAACGCGGGCGGGCTTTCCGTCTGCCTCAAACAGATGGCCGTACGCTGAACGCACCCCATCAACGATAAAGTCAAAGGGCACGTCATCGAACACGCCGTGGTCGTTGATGTATTCCATATGGGCCTGGCCGTCTTCGGTGAACTCCTGGAACACGGAATCGTTCACGCCATCAAACTCCAGCGGTTCTACTTTCATCAGCGCGCAAAGCTGCTTGTTAAAGGCGGGTGTGGCTTTAACCCATTGGCCGTTCAGGTACAGCTCGATAAAACCGTGCATGCGGAAAATATCGGAGCGCAGCCACTCGATCAGCTTGGGGCTGGACAGGTGATTGCGCACATCGGCCAGGCCCAGACGGCTGGGAATGCCGATGTATCGTGCGGCTGCGCCGAGCAGCACCGCTTTGGGAATGCAGTAGCTCTCGCGGGATTCCAGCGCGTAGCTGGCAGACAGGGTGTTTGGGTCGGTCTGGAACACATAAGGATTGTACTGGACGCTGTCACGGACCGCCAGGTACAACGCCTTGACCTGCTCTACCGGTTCATTGGGCACACCCTCAAGTTGCTGGTCAATCCAGGCTTTGACTTCCGGCTTGTCGTAATCGAAGAATGCGGTGGGCTTGAGGTAGTTTTCCATGGTGATCTTCCGGCATTGGCGCATGATTGACCGATGATCTCTCGGTTAGCAAGCTATGGGCAATGACTTTATCCGCCAATTCGGCTGACCTTCCGTACCGGTTGTGATCGAGTTGGTGTTCTCCGGGGCTCGTATGTTGGAATGTTCGTTATACTGAACGACCAGAAACGCCAATGGTTAGGGAATTACATGGCATTACGCGCAGTCCTGCTGATCAGTCTCATTGTTTGCTCTTTTATGCGGGTTGCCGATGCCGGCACAACGCCAAGTGTGGCGTTCCTGTCACCAGACGATTCCCGTTTCTGGCAGATGGTGGCGGGGTTTATGGAGCAGGTGGCGGTTGATCTGGATGTTGACCTTGAGGTTCAGTTCGATACCGACCGGCACCGGTTCAGTTACTTGCGCATGGCCCAGCAAATCGTCACCGCTGAGGAGAAGCCGGATTATCTGATCATCATGTGCAAAGAGCTTGTCACCACTCAGATACTGGAGCAGGCCCATGGGCAGGGTGTGAAAGTGTTTTCTTTCAACACGGATGTGCCCGAGGCTACACGGGCCGCAGTGGGAATGCCCAGGGAGACGCTGGATAGCTGGATTGGCCATGTGGTGCCTGACAACGTGGAGGCTGGCCGAACCTTGGCCAGGCTGTTGGAGCGCCGGGCGGTGGAGCGTGGTTTGGTTGAGGCCGGGGAGCCGGTGCCGATGGTGGCGTTGACCGGAACGCAGGATTCTTCCGCTGCCAGGGATCGAAACCAGGGTTTGCTGAACGCCACCAGTATCGGTAATGGCCAGCTCTTGCAGTTGGTGCCCGCTGAGTGGAGTGAGCAGCAGGCCAGCGAAAAAATGTCGGTGTTGTTCCGGCGCTATCCGCAAACCACCGTGATCTGGAATGCCAGTGATGGAATGGCGCTTGGCGCCATTGAAGCCGCCAGAAACGCTGGCCGGACGCCCGGCGAGGATGTGATTGTTGGCGGTGTGGATTGGGAGCCCAGGGCGTTGGCAGCCATTCACCGGGGTGATCTGATGGTGAGCCTTGGTCGCCATTTTATGGGCGGAGGCCTCGCGCTGTTGCTCATTCACGATTACCACCATGGTTACGACTTTGCTGAGGGCCGGCGATCTGCGGCCTTGCGCTACCAGTTTGAGCCAGCGACAGCCGACAATGTGCATTTGGTCGAACGAATGCTGGCGCCGGAAAACTGGAAGGCCCTCGATTTCAGGCAATTCAGCCGTGCGCTCAATCCGCAGCTGAGAGAACAGGACTTCAGCGCTGAGCAATTAATGGATCAGTTTTCGTCCGGGCTTATCCAGCTGGGTGGCGGTAACCAGCTGGTTCGCCAATAGGGCCCTCCCTCCTTGTTCTGGGCTACACGGAATTCCTATGCCGGAATTTATGACCTCACTCAGCCTTACCGATAGCCTCGGCCAGTTGTTTGGTCTGGTCGCTCTGGCCTTCTGCATTGCCGGCTTCGCCAACAAGAACGACGACCGGCTGATGGTGCTGCTGATCTCCGCCAACGTCGCTTTTGCCCTGATGTTTGCCTTCTTTGAGAGCTGGACGGCAGCGGCCCTGACCGTACTGGTGATTGTGCGCATTTCCCTGGCGCGTAAGTATCAGGGCAGCTGGCCAATCATGCTGGCGATGCTGGGGGTTAACCTGCTGGTCGCCTGGGCCACCTGGAAGTCGGCCACTGATGTGTTTCCGCTGGCGGCGGCCATCCTGGGAACCATTGGCATGTTCATGCTCCGGGGTATCCCGCTGCGCATTGTGCTGGGGCTGGCGGCGTTCTGCTGGATGCTGAACAACATCGTGATCGGTTCAGTGGGCGGGATTCTGGCCGAGGCCATGGTGCTGGTGACCAATGTGATCACCATCTATCGGCTGTATCGTATCCGGCAAAAATATCCGGGTGTTGAGCCATAGGTATTGGCTGACGAGCTCTCCTTTGGCTATTCAAACGGCCTTTTGGAGGGATTAAGGCCAATTGCAGCCGTCAGTGACGGGCGTACCTTAGAGGGTATTGATAATAAGGATAAGCCCGGGAGATACCTGACATGAGCCACCAACATTACGACGTTCTGATTATCGGCGCCGGCGTTTCCGGCATTGGCATGGCCTGCCACCTGAAACGGGAATGTCCCGGCAAACGCTTCGCTATTCTGGAGCGCAGACAGTCTCTGGGCGGTACCTGGGACCTGTTCCGTTACCCCGGCATTCGCTCCGATTCCGACATGTTCACCTTTGGCTACAACTTCCGGCCCTGGACCGGCGGCAAGGTGCTGGCGGATGGTGCTTCTATCAAGCAGTACGTGGCCGACACCGCCCGGGAAAACGATGTGGAAAGGAACATCCGCTACGGTGTGGCGGTAAAGACAGCGGACTGGTCCTGTGAGGAAAAATGCTGGAAGCTGACGGCGGTGAACGAAAAAACCGGCGAGGCGGAGACCTACACGGCCAGCTTCCTGGTGGGCTGCACCGGTTACTACAACTACGATCAGGGCTACAAGCCCGATTTCCCCGGCGAGAAAGACTTCAAAGGCCAGGTGGTGCACCCGCAGCACTGGCCGGAGAACCTGGATTACACCGGCAAGAAGGTGGTGGTGATTGGCAGTGGGGCGACCGCCATTACTCTGGTGCCCACCATGGCGGAAAAAGCGGCCCATGTCACCATGCTGCAGCGTTCGCCCACCTATCTGATGCCGTTGCCGTCGACCGATAAGGTCACCCTGGCGCTGCAGAAGGTACTGCCGGAGAAAGCCGCCTATCGGCTGACCCGGGCCCGAAATATCTCGATTTCGCGCCTGCTCTACGAGCGTTCCCGCAAGAGCCCGAAGGCCATGCGCCGGCTGTTCCTGTCGGTGATCAAACGCCAGTTGAAGGGCAAGGCGGATATGCGCCACTTTACCCCCGACTACAACCCTTGGGATCAGCGCCTGTGTGTGGTTAAAGACGGCGACCTGTTTGATGCCATCAAGGCGGGTACCGCCTCGATCAAAACCGACCATATTGAACGTTTCACCGAAACCGGCATTCGCCTCAAATCCGGTGAAGAGCTGGAAGCAGACATCATCATTCCGGCCACCGGCCTGGATATCCAGATGCTGGGTGGCATCCAGCCCACGGTGGACGGCCAGGGTGTGGTCTTGAAGGAAAAGGTGATCTACAAGAACGTGATGGTGGAAGGCATGCCCAATTCCGCCATGATCTTCGGGTACACCAACATCTCCTGGACCCTCAAGGCCGATATTGCCAGTGAATACCTGTGCCGTTTGATCAACCATATGGATCGCAAGGGTTATCAGGTGGTGGTGCCGCGAGACACGGAAAACAGCCTGGGCAACGACACCATTCTGGGCTCGCTGGATGCCGGTTACATCAAGCGTGCCGAAGACCGGTTGCCGCGCCAGGGCACTCACGGGCCCTGGAAAGCCAGCCAGAACTACCTGCAAGATGTGAAGATTCTGCGTTTCGAGCCCATTGAAGACGGTTATCTGGAGTTTGATGGCCGGCGCAGCCAGCAGGCCAGCCCGGAGAAGGCGGGCTTCCTGAAACCGCTGCGCTCGGCGCTGTTTGGGGCCTGAGCGGACAGGCATTGGTGAAGGGTATCCCCATAATTGCGGATAGCGCTGTGTAGATAGGTTCCTTAATATGGCAAGTCATCATGCTACCTGACTGATCTGCCGGGAACCTTGCTGTGTCCACACTCCGATCCGCGCTGGCCTATGTGGCCCTGATTGCCGCTGTACTGGCGACCCTGCCGGGTATGGCGTATTTGGGTGCGGTGGCGGTGAGCCTGGCGGTCAGTCTTGGCTGGCAGGACATGCGCCGGGTGCCTCGTGCGGTATTTGCGGTGGCGGTGCTGGCGATGGCCTTTGCGTTTGGCCGTGACCCCGGATTGGTGGAAGGGGCGGCCGGGAACATGACCCGTTTGGCCGGGCTGATTCTGTCGGTGATGTTGTTGTCGTCGGTATTGGCCGGTTCCCGGGATCTGCAGCGAATCTCCAGTAGCCTGTTCAGCGGCAAGCCGGGTACCCGGTATGCGAGCCTGGCGTTCGGCACGGCGCTGGTGTCGGTGCCTCTCAACTTCGGTTCGGTGGCGGTGGTTGGTAGCCTGATCTCCGAGCGAATCCGCCGTTCCGGCGATTCTGCGGCTACCCGCAACAGCACCCGGGCGGTGCTCCGAGGCTTTGGCGTATCGCCAATCTGGTCGCCGTTATCCATCTCTGTAGCGCTGACATTGACGCTTCTGCCAAGCCTTGGTGGCGCTCAGCTCATTGGCCTTTCACTGCCGTTTGCCATGCTGGTGCTTCTGGCGGGCTTTCTCTGGCGTGAGCCAGAATCGCAGCTTGCAACCGGGTCAGCAGACAGTGCCGGTGCTGCAGCCTGGTTGCGGTTTGGCGGCATTATCCTGGGTATCTGTATCGGGGTGTTCCTGTTCAGCCATGTTTACCAACTCAGCTACGCCCGTTCGGTTACCCTGAGCTGCCTGGCGGCGGTCATTATTGGCTGGGCCCTGTCCTTGTTTACGGGTAACACCCCTAGACCACCTACTATGGCCAACGTCAGTAATGAACTGGCCATTGTGGGTGGTTCCGCTTTTATTGGTTCGGTGATCAGTGCGGTGGTGCTAGGGCAGGTGAACGGCGATATGGGCTTGCCGGGCTGGGCGTGGCCGGTCCTGGCGGCACTGGTGCCCTGGAGTTTCTTTCTGGCTGGGCTGGCCGGTGCCAACCCGATCCTCACAGGTACCTTGATTGGCGGTATCCTTGGGCCAGCGTGGCCACCTGGCGCCGTGCTGGGGCTGGGCTTTGCCATGGTCACCGGCTGGGGTATCACGGCATTCGGCACCCCGTTTGCGGCCAACGCCCTGATCATGGAGCGGCTGACCGGTTATCCCGCCCGGGATGCTTCTTTACGGTGGAGCCTGGTGTTGTCGTTAATCGCGTTGTCCGCCGCCAGCGCTATTGCCGTTGGCCTGACTGTCTGGCTGGCCTGACCAACGGCAGCAAATCAGGGCCTCGGGCCCATCATGCGCTGCAGGGCTTGCGGGTTAGGCAGGCCCTGAACCATCTTCACGTTGCCTTCACCATCCTTGTACAGGGTGCTGGGTGTTGCCTGTAAACCCAGATCCTGCATCAGCCGGTCGTTGGCTTTCACATCCATATGGGCGGCGCTGACCCGCTTCCGGTCTACCTCGATACCACCTTGCTCATAGGTGTCCATATGCTGGTGCAGTGCGGCTTCCGGGTCATCGCTGCCGAGGATCGTCGCGGCCTTGGTCAGGCTGTCTTCCCGCAGAATACCCACGATAATATGCCGTAGCTGTACCTTACCGGCGTCAATCCAGGGCTCCGCCTGCTGGCGGAAGCGGTAGCAGTAGGGGCAGTTGGGGTCGGTAAAGGTGTACACCACGGTTTCGGCATCGGCAGAGCCATCCCTTACCCAGTGGCTTTCCTCAAGCTGCGACCAGGCTTCGGCGAATTTGGGGCCGGTGACCAGTTCATCGATACTGGCGGCGCTGAGGTTGTCGCCTTGGGCATCCAGCAGGGTGCCGACAATCACATGGTCGCCGTCTGGCGTCAGGTAAAACGCCAGCGAGCGGCCCTGCATTTCGCCCACGTAGCCAGTCATTCCGCCGGGTGCGTCAAAGCTTTCAACGACCCGAACTCCCTGCTGTTCCAGCGATTGAATGGCGGCGGGGTAAGTCTGGGCCTGGGCTGCGCCGGCCAGAATGGTTGCCGGTACAAGAGCGACCTGGAACAGGCGTTTCGGGATTTGCTCAATCATTGGATGAAACCTCGGTTGCGGGTGTCAGAAAGCGGGAGTCAAAGCGTTCCAGCCCCCGGAACAGGCTGGCACGGGACAATTCGCCCATATGGCTATCCACCAGGTTTCCTTCAGCGTTATAGAACAGGGTGGTAGGCAGGCCGTGGCTGCCGGTCACTCGGCCAAACTGGCCCTGTCGGTCGCTCAGCACGTGGTGTAAATCCAGGTTCTGCTCAGACAGGAACCGCTGTATGGTTTCCGGGTGCTCGCCCTGGTTGGCGAAAACGAAATTGATGCCGGGGTAACGCTTTTGGGCTTCTTCGAGCACTGGCATTTCCCGGATGCAGGGCGGGCACCAGGTGGCCCAAAGGTTCACGACCGTGGGCTGGCCATTGGCGATGGCGCTCAAATCGACCGGTTGCTCGTTGAGATCGGTCAGCGCAACTTCCGGCAGGCCTTTGAGTTGCTGGTTGATCAGCTGAATGGCCCCGCCGGTCAGGCCCCAGGTCAGCAGACCGGCCGCCATGGCCGTACCCAGCGCCCGGCGGCTGCTGGCCCGTCGCCACATCAGGAAGCCGGCAAACACCAGGGCAGCGACCAGGCCTGCGACCATATCAAAGCCACCGTCCCGGATATCAATCATGCCCAGCCAGTCGCCCTGGTAGTGCTCGTAATAGCGAATCACGAAGCCGATGCGGGCACTGAGCATAGCGACCACGAAGATATCCGCCAATGTGCCGGCGATGGGTGTTCCATGTTTGCGGCCGGTGATGCCCCCGACAATCAGGGCAACAATAAAAGCCAGGACCAGCAACAGGTGCCCGATGGAAAAACTGACAGGGCCAACGCCAACACTGAGCATGGTATCTCCGGATTATGAATGGGTTTTTCAAGCATCTATGGCGGCTAATGACCGGCGGGCCGTGTCAGAGTTCCATTTATGGCCTGGAAAATGAAAGCCTGCTAATCAAAACCACCTATAGCTATTTCACCAGCCCTCTGTTACCGTGCATGCATCCTGCCTCTAGGGATTCCGCAGTTTCTGGCTCTTTGCCGCTTTGCGAACCTCCATACGACCTGTCAGAGGACGTCACCCCGATATCGGCGCGTGACCGTAGTCGTCTTTTATTCCATGAATGTTCATGGCATCTGCCCGCATTCGCCGCATCCGGTGTTCGTGGAGGCAGAATCAATCAAGAGTATATTTTATATGAGTTTTTCTTCCCTCGGTTTGTCCGAGCAGCTGGTCCGTGCCACCGCCGATCAGGGTTATGAAACCCCGTCTCCCATCCAGCAGCAGGCCATTCCTGCCGTGTTGTCTGGCAAGGACGTCATGGCTGCGGCCCAGACCGGCACCGGTAAAACCGCTGGTTTTACCCTGCCTTTGTTGCAGCGCCTGGCGGAAAACCCCCGCACTGGCAAAGGCCCACGCGCCCTGATTCTTACACCCACTCGGGAGCTGGCCGCGCAGGTACACGACAGTGTTAACCTCTACAGCAAATACGTGCCCACCAAGGCCGCCGTGGTGTTCGGTGGCGTAAAGATCAACCCGCAGATGATGAAGCTGCGCAAGGGCCTGGACGTGCTGGTGGCCACACCGGGCCGTTTGATGGACCTGTACCAGCAGAACGC from the Marinobacter sp. LQ44 genome contains:
- a CDS encoding transglutaminase-like domain-containing protein — translated: MENYLKPTAFFDYDKPEVKAWIDQQLEGVPNEPVEQVKALYLAVRDSVQYNPYVFQTDPNTLSASYALESRESYCIPKAVLLGAAARYIGIPSRLGLADVRNHLSSPKLIEWLRSDIFRMHGFIELYLNGQWVKATPAFNKQLCALMKVEPLEFDGVNDSVFQEFTEDGQAHMEYINDHGVFDDVPFDFIVDGVRSAYGHLFEADGKPARVDGSLEQDVTSNP
- a CDS encoding ABC transporter substrate-binding protein, which translates into the protein MALRAVLLISLIVCSFMRVADAGTTPSVAFLSPDDSRFWQMVAGFMEQVAVDLDVDLEVQFDTDRHRFSYLRMAQQIVTAEEKPDYLIIMCKELVTTQILEQAHGQGVKVFSFNTDVPEATRAAVGMPRETLDSWIGHVVPDNVEAGRTLARLLERRAVERGLVEAGEPVPMVALTGTQDSSAARDRNQGLLNATSIGNGQLLQLVPAEWSEQQASEKMSVLFRRYPQTTVIWNASDGMALGAIEAARNAGRTPGEDVIVGGVDWEPRALAAIHRGDLMVSLGRHFMGGGLALLLIHDYHHGYDFAEGRRSAALRYQFEPATADNVHLVERMLAPENWKALDFRQFSRALNPQLREQDFSAEQLMDQFSSGLIQLGGGNQLVRQ
- a CDS encoding YgjV family protein; the protein is MPEFMTSLSLTDSLGQLFGLVALAFCIAGFANKNDDRLMVLLISANVAFALMFAFFESWTAAALTVLVIVRISLARKYQGSWPIMLAMLGVNLLVAWATWKSATDVFPLAAAILGTIGMFMLRGIPLRIVLGLAAFCWMLNNIVIGSVGGILAEAMVLVTNVITIYRLYRIRQKYPGVEP
- a CDS encoding flavin-containing monooxygenase: MSHQHYDVLIIGAGVSGIGMACHLKRECPGKRFAILERRQSLGGTWDLFRYPGIRSDSDMFTFGYNFRPWTGGKVLADGASIKQYVADTARENDVERNIRYGVAVKTADWSCEEKCWKLTAVNEKTGEAETYTASFLVGCTGYYNYDQGYKPDFPGEKDFKGQVVHPQHWPENLDYTGKKVVVIGSGATAITLVPTMAEKAAHVTMLQRSPTYLMPLPSTDKVTLALQKVLPEKAAYRLTRARNISISRLLYERSRKSPKAMRRLFLSVIKRQLKGKADMRHFTPDYNPWDQRLCVVKDGDLFDAIKAGTASIKTDHIERFTETGIRLKSGEELEADIIIPATGLDIQMLGGIQPTVDGQGVVLKEKVIYKNVMVEGMPNSAMIFGYTNISWTLKADIASEYLCRLINHMDRKGYQVVVPRDTENSLGNDTILGSLDAGYIKRAEDRLPRQGTHGPWKASQNYLQDVKILRFEPIEDGYLEFDGRRSQQASPEKAGFLKPLRSALFGA
- the dsbG gene encoding thiol:disulfide interchange protein DsbG, whose amino-acid sequence is MIEQIPKRLFQVALVPATILAGAAQAQTYPAAIQSLEQQGVRVVESFDAPGGMTGYVGEMQGRSLAFYLTPDGDHVIVGTLLDAQGDNLSAASIDELVTGPKFAEAWSQLEESHWVRDGSADAETVVYTFTDPNCPYCYRFRQQAEPWIDAGKVQLRHIIVGILREDSLTKAATILGSDDPEAALHQHMDTYEQGGIEVDRKRVSAAHMDVKANDRLMQDLGLQATPSTLYKDGEGNVKMVQGLPNPQALQRMMGPRP
- a CDS encoding TlpA disulfide reductase family protein; the protein is MLSVGVGPVSFSIGHLLLVLAFIVALIVGGITGRKHGTPIAGTLADIFVVAMLSARIGFVIRYYEHYQGDWLGMIDIRDGGFDMVAGLVAALVFAGFLMWRRASSRRALGTAMAAGLLTWGLTGGAIQLINQQLKGLPEVALTDLNEQPVDLSAIANGQPTVVNLWATWCPPCIREMPVLEEAQKRYPGINFVFANQGEHPETIQRFLSEQNLDLHHVLSDRQGQFGRVTGSHGLPTTLFYNAEGNLVDSHMGELSRASLFRGLERFDSRFLTPATEVSSND